From Papaver somniferum cultivar HN1 unplaced genomic scaffold, ASM357369v1 unplaced-scaffold_16, whole genome shotgun sequence, a single genomic window includes:
- the LOC113337427 gene encoding uncharacterized protein LOC113337427 isoform X1 — translation MKKEIIRVGAYLKFKICDVPCEMVNNRDPCHPILVGGISHAEKTVERILARFERHSLYMKSLRTNDPIIVSVGWRRYVTIPIYATEDLHETLEFTPEDKPCCATFWGPFETPGTGVVAVQSLADSKAAFRIQATGAVLGFTNAPYCDINEDHSLFNPLMTSLEPSDRVWTDDTKESEKSKAHVVWGSRERKIADEDLRKKMSTILEDKLKLTCQKRKTDEPWRAVIILERMHFANRAEFLEAYQKKKEQDIRNNITRGMPTRFFERKTGNIAVAN, via the exons ATGAAGAAAGAGATTATCAGAGTAGGGGCTTATCTAAAGTTTAAGATCTGCGATGTTCCTTGTGAGATGGTTAATAATCGTGATCCATGTCATCCTATTCTCGTTGGAGGTATCAGCCATGCAGAAAAAACTGTCGAACGTATCTTG GCGAGATTTGAGAGACACAGTTTGTATATGAAATCATTGAGGACAAATGATCCTATCATTGTTTCAGTTGGATGGAGAAGGTATGTGACGATACCTATCTATGCCACAGAAGACTTGCATGAAACTCTCGAATTCACCCCTGAAGACAAGCCGTGTTGTGCAACGTTTTGGGGCCCTTTTGAAACTCCTGGAACTGGAGTTGTTGCTGTACAGAGTCTGGCAGATAGCAAGGCAGCTTTTCGCATTCAAGCAACCGGTGCAGTACTCGGTTTTACCAATGCCCCATATTGTGACATCAACGAGGATCATAGCTTATTCAACCCATTAATGACATCCCTGGAACCAAGCGACCGTGTTTGGACAGATGACACG AAGGAAAGCGAGAAAAGTAAAGCACACGTGGTGTGGGGTTCTCGGGAAAGAAAGATAGCAGACGAGGATCTGAGAAAAAAGATGTCAACGATACTAGAGGATAAGCTCAAGCTTACTTGTCAGAAGCGGAAGACGGATGAACCATGGCGTGCTGTGATAATTCTCGAACGTATGCATTTTGCTAACAGGGCGGAGTTTCTTGAGGCGTACCAG AAAAAGAAGGAGCAGGATATTCGTAACAATATAACTCGTGGGATGCCTACTAGATTTTTCGAGAGAAAGACAGGGAATATAGCTGTTGCCAATTGA
- the LOC113337427 gene encoding uncharacterized protein LOC113337427 isoform X2, producing MKKEIIRVGAYLKFKICDVPCEMVNNRDPCHPILVGGISHAEKTVERILARFERHSLYMKSLRTNDPIIVSVGWRRYVTIPIYATEDLHETLEFTPEDKPCCATFWGPFETPGTGVVAVQSLADSKAAFRIQATGAVLGFTNAPYCDINEDHSLFNPLMTSLEPSDRVWTDDTESEKSKAHVVWGSRERKIADEDLRKKMSTILEDKLKLTCQKRKTDEPWRAVIILERMHFANRAEFLEAYQKKKEQDIRNNITRGMPTRFFERKTGNIAVAN from the exons ATGAAGAAAGAGATTATCAGAGTAGGGGCTTATCTAAAGTTTAAGATCTGCGATGTTCCTTGTGAGATGGTTAATAATCGTGATCCATGTCATCCTATTCTCGTTGGAGGTATCAGCCATGCAGAAAAAACTGTCGAACGTATCTTG GCGAGATTTGAGAGACACAGTTTGTATATGAAATCATTGAGGACAAATGATCCTATCATTGTTTCAGTTGGATGGAGAAGGTATGTGACGATACCTATCTATGCCACAGAAGACTTGCATGAAACTCTCGAATTCACCCCTGAAGACAAGCCGTGTTGTGCAACGTTTTGGGGCCCTTTTGAAACTCCTGGAACTGGAGTTGTTGCTGTACAGAGTCTGGCAGATAGCAAGGCAGCTTTTCGCATTCAAGCAACCGGTGCAGTACTCGGTTTTACCAATGCCCCATATTGTGACATCAACGAGGATCATAGCTTATTCAACCCATTAATGACATCCCTGGAACCAAGCGACCGTGTTTGGACAGATGACACG GAAAGCGAGAAAAGTAAAGCACACGTGGTGTGGGGTTCTCGGGAAAGAAAGATAGCAGACGAGGATCTGAGAAAAAAGATGTCAACGATACTAGAGGATAAGCTCAAGCTTACTTGTCAGAAGCGGAAGACGGATGAACCATGGCGTGCTGTGATAATTCTCGAACGTATGCATTTTGCTAACAGGGCGGAGTTTCTTGAGGCGTACCAG AAAAAGAAGGAGCAGGATATTCGTAACAATATAACTCGTGGGATGCCTACTAGATTTTTCGAGAGAAAGACAGGGAATATAGCTGTTGCCAATTGA
- the LOC113337427 gene encoding ribosome biogenesis protein bms1-like isoform X3: MEKINKKRKRQANNQKNISNYKKIEPITPPAPYVIVVHGPPKVGKSLLIKSLVKHYTNHNLTDDTTPGPITIVVGSGEEQRRIQFVECPNNVNGMIDASKYADAIILLIDVSYGFEMETLEFVNLLKVHGMPKLIGVFTNLDCFLNKDVKIEEMRTARFKKLFRNEIHEEAQIFCLSASDEDEKMYLEIDISKLASFILGMEFHPMSWRAANPYVLVDCFEDVTPTERLHLDKNCGRKKKPRCILPASVTSL, translated from the exons ATGGAGAAAATCAACAAGAAGAGGAAACGGCAGGCTAACAACCAGAAGAACATATCAAAC TATAAGAAGATAGAGCCAATTACTCCACCTGCTCCTTATGTTATTGTTGTTCATGGACCTCCCAAG GTTGGGAAATCCTTGTTGATCAAATCTCTAGTAAAGCATTATACCAACCATAATCTTACCGATGACACCACCCCAGGCCCCATTACGATTGTCGTCGGCTCag GCGAAGAACAAAGACGGATACAGTTTGTGGAGTGTCCTAACAATGTCAATGGCATGATTGATGCTTCAAAGTATGCCGACGCAATCATACTGCTCATCGACGTGAGTTATGGGTTTGAAATG GAAACACTCGAGTTTGTTAACCTTTTAAAAGTTCACGGCATGCCCAAGCTTATTGGGGTGTTTACAAATCTTGACTGCTTTTTAAATAAAGATGTAAAGATTGAAGAAATGCGAACAGCGCGTTTCAAAAAACTTTTTAGGAATGAAATACATGAAGAAGCACAAATATTCTGCTTATCTGcttcagatgaagatgaaaagat GTATCTGGAGATTGATATTTCCAAACTGGCAAGCTTCATATTGGGTATGGAATTCCATCCTATGTCATGGCGAGCTGCAAATCCTTATGTGCTGGTAGATTGTTTTGAAGATGTCACTCCTACAGAAAGATTGCACTTGGATAAAAACTGCGGTAGAAAAAAGAAACCGAG GTGCATATTGCCGGCGTCGGTGACTTCCCTTTAG